A single Drosophila miranda strain MSH22 chromosome XR, D.miranda_PacBio2.1, whole genome shotgun sequence DNA region contains:
- the LOC108165236 gene encoding uncharacterized protein LOC108165236, whose amino-acid sequence MATITDTFCQKSCTFWLTLVRLLMQLLRTIYQGHALTEEIVGPISPGDSNGSRIDPRIAEHQLLLHRRAESYAKVELLHRLLVRQQLHELEQRRLMRLALARRRLQFSN is encoded by the coding sequence ATGGCCACGATCACCGATACATTCTGCCAAAAGTCGTGCACTTTCTGGCTCACCCTCGTCCGTCTGCTGATGCAGCTCCTGCGGACCATATATCAAGGCCATGCTCTAACCGAAGAAATTGTCGGGCCAATCAGCCCAGGGGACTCGAATGGAAGCCGAATCGACCCCCGGATCGCAGAGCACCAGCTACTGTTGCACCGGAGGGCCGAGAGCTACGCCAAGGTGGAGCTGCTGCATCGACTGCTCGTCCGGCAGCagctgcacgagctggagcAGCGCAGGCTGATGCGATTGGCCCTCGCCCGGCGACGGCTGCAGTTCTCCAATTAG